The proteins below are encoded in one region of Alistipes indistinctus YIT 12060:
- the nhaA gene encoding Na+/H+ antiporter NhaA gives MAHNVSFATRRKIFNFSERYYWFMHSPWAGGVMLVVFMVLALVLGNLPATKGWYYGILQSHFTIGFDGFALSKSIEHWINDGLMVIFFFYVGLEIKREIIAGELSSPRQAAMPIAAAVGGMLFPAAIYLVFNHGNDYASGWGIPMATDIAFAIGVLSLLGNRVPLSLKVFLTALAIVDDLGAILVIALFYSTEIDFTLLIAAGAVFGLLILLNRMHVYAMKFYLIPSIVLWILFLYSGVHATIAGVLIALTIPAVPRYSKPYFIRKTRHFINEFRRQDRAGVEVLCNPRQLKTLLTKRKVTAGTISPAQRLEHSLHHTVAFFIMPVFALANAGVEFAGAEDLHILYSSQGLGIILGLVVGKPLGIMLMSYLVYRLGLGSLPHGVSWKALAGVACLAGIGFTMSIFIDNLAYDNPVYVSSGKIAILAASTLAAVVGLVGLQLALRRTRTVVQGPGSVYAAENNS, from the coding sequence ATGGCCCATAACGTAAGTTTTGCCACGCGGCGTAAAATTTTCAACTTCTCGGAACGCTACTATTGGTTTATGCACAGCCCGTGGGCGGGCGGCGTGATGCTGGTGGTATTCATGGTGCTGGCCCTCGTGCTGGGCAACCTGCCCGCGACCAAAGGGTGGTACTACGGCATCCTGCAGAGTCATTTCACGATCGGCTTCGACGGATTCGCCCTGTCGAAGAGCATCGAGCACTGGATCAACGACGGGCTGATGGTGATCTTCTTTTTCTATGTCGGACTGGAGATCAAGCGTGAAATTATCGCCGGCGAACTGTCGAGTCCCCGCCAGGCGGCGATGCCCATCGCGGCGGCCGTCGGCGGAATGTTGTTTCCGGCAGCCATTTACCTGGTCTTCAATCACGGTAACGACTATGCGTCGGGGTGGGGTATTCCGATGGCCACCGATATCGCATTTGCCATCGGTGTGCTGTCGCTGTTGGGCAACCGGGTGCCGTTGTCGCTGAAAGTCTTCCTGACGGCCCTGGCGATCGTCGACGACCTCGGGGCGATTCTGGTGATCGCGCTGTTCTATTCCACCGAGATCGATTTTACGTTGCTGATCGCGGCGGGAGCCGTATTCGGGTTGCTGATCCTGCTCAACCGGATGCATGTCTATGCGATGAAATTCTACCTTATTCCGAGTATCGTACTCTGGATACTGTTCCTCTATTCGGGCGTGCATGCGACCATCGCCGGCGTGTTGATCGCGCTGACCATTCCGGCCGTTCCGCGCTATTCGAAACCCTATTTCATCCGCAAAACGCGCCACTTCATCAACGAGTTCCGCCGGCAGGACCGTGCCGGAGTCGAGGTGCTTTGCAATCCGCGGCAGCTCAAAACACTGCTGACGAAGCGGAAAGTGACTGCCGGGACGATCAGTCCCGCCCAGCGGCTCGAACATTCGCTGCACCATACGGTGGCGTTTTTTATCATGCCGGTTTTCGCGCTGGCCAACGCCGGGGTCGAGTTCGCCGGAGCCGAAGACCTGCATATCCTGTACAGTTCGCAGGGCCTCGGCATCATTCTCGGGCTCGTGGTCGGAAAACCGTTGGGCATCATGCTGATGAGTTATCTGGTCTACCGCCTCGGCCTGGGCAGCCTGCCGCACGGTGTGAGCTGGAAGGCCCTGGCGGGCGTGGCCTGTTTGGCCGGTATCGGGTTTACGATGTCGATTTTCATCGATAACCTGGCTTACGATAATCCGGTTTACGTCTCCTCGGGCAAGATTGCGATCCTCGCGGCTTCGACGCTGGCGGCCGTGGTCGGCCTGGTGGGCTTGCAGCTGGCCCTGCGGCGTACCCGTACGGTGGTTCAGGGGCCGGGCAGCGTTTATGCCGCTGAAAATAATTCGTAA
- a CDS encoding DUF4301 family protein — MFTDKDLAQISAHGLTPEQVERQMSYFGSGFPYLNIDRPAVADDGIRTLDERQVAEYAKRYDEFSQGKRIVKFVPASGAATRMFKALFEYLESGVSNPATEELLANLDKFAFAEELRSRLGGETAPEKIIRGIVAREGLGYGSLPKALILFHRYGDGNRTALEEHLSEGALYAADRDGKVNVHFTVSPEHLNAFKARVGQVLPAFEKRYGVRYEISYSQQKPSTDTIAATPGGEPFREEDGSLLFRPAGHGALLENLNEIDADVIFIKNIDNVAPDRLKTDTVTYKKVIGGVMLALQQRCHSYLRSLYNGLNDKVLIGEIARFTEERLGQRLPRDFERLSLLQRADLLYKLLDRPIRVCGMVRNEGEPGGGPFWVTAPDGSQSLQIAESSQIAPGQRQLMNAATHFNPVDVVCGTKNYRGEHFDLRKYVDPSTGFISQKSKSGRELLAQELPGLWNGSMAHWNTVFVEVPVTIFSPVKVVGDLLRPQHQAQ, encoded by the coding sequence ATGTTTACAGACAAAGATTTGGCGCAGATCAGCGCGCACGGGCTCACCCCCGAACAGGTCGAACGGCAGATGTCCTACTTCGGCAGCGGCTTTCCCTACCTGAATATCGACCGGCCCGCTGTTGCGGACGACGGCATCCGGACCCTCGACGAACGGCAGGTGGCCGAATACGCCAAGCGCTACGACGAGTTCTCACAGGGCAAGCGCATCGTAAAATTCGTCCCGGCCTCGGGTGCAGCCACGCGGATGTTCAAAGCGCTGTTCGAATACCTGGAAAGCGGGGTTTCGAATCCCGCCACGGAAGAGCTCCTCGCGAACCTCGACAAGTTCGCCTTCGCGGAAGAACTGCGCAGCAGGCTCGGCGGCGAGACGGCCCCCGAAAAAATCATCCGCGGAATCGTCGCTCGGGAAGGGCTCGGTTACGGCAGCCTGCCCAAAGCGCTCATCCTGTTTCACCGCTACGGCGACGGGAACCGCACCGCGCTCGAGGAACACCTCAGCGAAGGGGCGCTCTACGCCGCCGACCGCGACGGGAAGGTGAACGTCCATTTTACCGTTTCGCCCGAACATCTCAACGCTTTCAAGGCGCGCGTCGGGCAGGTGCTCCCTGCCTTCGAAAAGCGCTACGGCGTCCGGTACGAGATCAGCTACTCACAGCAGAAACCGTCCACCGATACGATCGCCGCCACACCCGGCGGGGAACCGTTCCGCGAGGAAGACGGTTCGTTGCTGTTCCGTCCGGCGGGACACGGCGCGCTGCTCGAAAACCTCAACGAGATCGATGCCGACGTCATCTTCATCAAAAACATCGACAACGTGGCGCCCGACAGGCTGAAAACCGATACCGTCACCTACAAGAAGGTAATCGGCGGAGTGATGCTCGCCTTGCAGCAACGCTGCCACTCCTACCTGCGCAGCCTCTACAACGGACTCAACGACAAAGTGCTGATCGGCGAGATCGCACGCTTCACCGAGGAGCGCCTCGGACAGCGGCTGCCGCGCGATTTCGAACGGTTAAGCCTGTTGCAGCGGGCCGACCTGCTTTATAAGCTGCTCGACCGGCCCATCCGGGTCTGCGGTATGGTGCGCAACGAAGGCGAACCGGGCGGCGGCCCGTTCTGGGTGACCGCACCCGACGGGAGTCAGTCGCTGCAAATCGCCGAGTCGTCGCAAATCGCCCCGGGCCAGCGCCAGCTGATGAACGCCGCAACGCATTTCAACCCGGTGGATGTCGTGTGCGGCACGAAAAATTACCGGGGCGAACACTTTGACCTGCGCAAATATGTCGATCCGTCGACCGGCTTCATCAGCCAAAAGTCGAAAAGCGGCCGCGAACTGCTCGCCCAGGAGCTGCCGGGACTGTGGAACGGTTCGATGGCGCACTGGAACACCGTTTTCGTGGAAGTGCCCGTCACCATTTTCTCTCCGGTCAAGGTCGTGGGCGACCTGCTGCGCCCGCAGCACCAAGCCCAGTAA
- the holA gene encoding DNA polymerase III subunit delta has translation MAKSGKRSFRDSVDMHAALCKQIAARQFAPVYLLMGDEPYFIDSLTGLLAGSILTEAERAFGQVVVYGKESEAGAVINLCRQMPMMGAYQVVIVREAQQLRGLEKLSLYTQAPAATTILVLCHKEKNMDKRWQLYKHIEAKGIVFESVRPRDYELPAWISEYARSKGFTLDAKAAAMLTDHLGADIAKMTNELGKLLTYLPQGTRTVTAEQIEANIGISKDFNNFELTKSLSEKNMAKAMQIADHFARNPKDNPLLLTLSALFTHFQRIFIVNYQRWLSRRKGTPMPSEMELARMLKLPNAFFLKEYTQAASAYPNNKVFMILGLLREYDLKSKGMNTGQADDGELLKELLLKILIL, from the coding sequence ATGGCCAAATCCGGCAAACGTTCGTTCCGCGACTCCGTCGATATGCACGCCGCGCTCTGCAAGCAGATTGCGGCGCGGCAGTTCGCACCGGTGTACCTGCTGATGGGCGACGAACCTTACTTTATAGACTCGCTGACCGGCCTGCTCGCCGGAAGTATCCTCACCGAAGCCGAACGGGCTTTCGGGCAGGTAGTCGTCTACGGCAAGGAGAGCGAAGCAGGCGCCGTAATCAACCTCTGCCGCCAGATGCCGATGATGGGCGCCTACCAGGTCGTGATCGTCCGGGAAGCGCAGCAGCTGCGCGGCCTGGAAAAGCTTTCGCTCTACACGCAGGCGCCTGCCGCAACGACGATCCTCGTACTGTGCCACAAGGAGAAAAACATGGACAAGCGCTGGCAACTTTACAAGCATATCGAGGCCAAAGGTATCGTCTTCGAGAGCGTGCGGCCGCGCGATTACGAGCTCCCGGCATGGATTTCCGAATATGCGCGCAGCAAAGGTTTCACGCTCGACGCGAAGGCCGCCGCGATGCTGACCGACCACCTCGGTGCGGACATCGCGAAGATGACCAACGAACTGGGCAAGCTGCTCACCTACCTGCCACAGGGTACCAGGACCGTCACCGCCGAGCAGATCGAAGCGAACATCGGGATCAGCAAGGATTTCAACAATTTCGAGCTCACGAAATCCCTGTCCGAAAAGAACATGGCCAAGGCGATGCAGATCGCCGACCACTTCGCGCGCAACCCGAAAGACAACCCGCTGCTATTGACGCTCAGCGCGCTGTTCACGCATTTCCAGCGCATCTTCATCGTCAACTACCAACGCTGGCTCTCGCGGCGCAAAGGAACCCCGATGCCCTCGGAGATGGAGCTCGCACGGATGCTCAAACTGCCCAACGCTTTTTTTCTCAAAGAGTACACGCAGGCCGCTTCGGCCTACCCCAATAACAAAGTATTCATGATCCTCGGGCTGTTGCGCGAATACGACCTCAAAAGCAAAGGGATGAACACGGGACAGGCCGACGACGGCGAACTGCTCAAGGAGTTGCTGTTGAAAATCCTGATCCTTTAA
- the recF gene encoding DNA replication/repair protein RecF (All proteins in this family for which functions are known are DNA-binding proteins that assist the filamentation of RecA onto DNA for the initiation of recombination or recombinational repair.), with protein MHLNRLSLLNFKNIREAQLDFSPRINCFVGDNGTGKTNLLDAIHYLSMCKSAFGLSDSQCVRHGDEGFVVNGIYSTPTGRNETIVCTYQRGNAKKLSRGGKEYEKLSDHIGLLPIVMIAPSDTALINESGEERRRYLNSLISQLDRDYLSALIRYNHILAERNKLLKNQGSANFNEILEVFDMQLAALGTALHKRRRELIEELAPLAAQAYLKLSEDREQVELTYRSELNETPMDELLRLTRTKDLVNQFTTGGVHRDDIRMSIGGYPLRKYGSQGQQKSFLVALKLAQYDIVAAHCGHRPILLLDDIFDKLDMQRVEQLIGIVSDERFGQIFITDCNKVRLEGILSGNRCDYTLFSVADGTVAAPQPELSSTGQEP; from the coding sequence ATGCACCTGAACCGACTTTCCCTGCTCAATTTCAAAAACATCCGCGAGGCGCAGCTCGATTTTTCGCCGCGCATCAACTGTTTCGTGGGGGACAACGGCACGGGCAAAACGAACCTGCTGGACGCCATCCACTACCTGTCGATGTGCAAAAGCGCTTTCGGCCTCTCGGACTCTCAGTGCGTGCGCCACGGCGACGAAGGGTTCGTCGTCAACGGCATTTACAGCACTCCGACCGGCCGCAACGAGACTATCGTCTGCACCTACCAACGAGGCAACGCGAAAAAACTGAGCCGCGGCGGCAAAGAGTACGAAAAACTCTCGGACCACATCGGACTGCTGCCCATCGTCATGATCGCCCCGTCGGACACGGCGCTGATCAACGAATCGGGCGAGGAGCGGCGGCGCTACCTCAACAGCCTCATCTCGCAACTCGACCGCGACTACCTCTCGGCACTGATCCGGTACAACCACATCCTGGCCGAACGCAACAAATTGCTCAAGAACCAGGGCTCTGCGAATTTCAACGAAATACTCGAAGTGTTCGACATGCAGCTCGCCGCGCTCGGCACCGCGCTCCACAAACGGCGCAGGGAGCTGATCGAAGAGCTGGCCCCGTTGGCGGCACAGGCTTACCTGAAGCTCTCCGAAGACCGTGAGCAGGTGGAGCTGACCTACCGCTCCGAACTGAACGAGACGCCGATGGACGAACTGCTGCGCCTCACGCGGACGAAAGACCTCGTGAACCAGTTCACTACCGGCGGCGTGCACCGTGACGACATCCGCATGAGTATCGGCGGCTATCCGCTGCGCAAATACGGTTCGCAGGGACAACAAAAATCTTTCCTCGTCGCGCTGAAACTCGCGCAGTACGACATCGTCGCCGCACACTGCGGCCACCGTCCCATCCTGCTGTTGGACGACATCTTCGACAAGCTCGACATGCAGCGGGTCGAACAGTTGATCGGCATCGTTTCGGACGAACGCTTCGGACAGATTTTCATCACCGACTGCAACAAGGTGCGGCTCGAAGGCATCCTGAGCGGCAACCGCTGCGACTATACGCTTTTCAGTGTCGCCGACGGCACCGTCGCCGCACCGCAACCGGAACTGTCCTCAACGGGACAGGAGCCTTAA
- a CDS encoding rhomboid family intramembrane serine protease → MTYIIIFLTVIVSIAALRNRTLFDRLSLVPYRVVHDRQWWRVITHGFVHGDYVHLAVNMFVLLSFGQFIERFFGAYQQIGLVSNGDLWYLLLYFGGMVAASVYDLIRYRNNPRYASIGASGAVSAVVFASIFFNPWSKIYLLGVIPIPGIIFGLLYIGYSSYMGRHQGDRINHFAHLFGALFGFLFPLLMNPSFFSVFWDNLTK, encoded by the coding sequence ATGACCTATATCATCATCTTCCTCACCGTCATCGTCTCGATCGCCGCACTGCGCAACCGGACGCTGTTCGACCGACTCTCGCTCGTCCCGTACCGGGTCGTCCACGACCGCCAGTGGTGGCGGGTGATCACGCACGGCTTCGTACACGGCGATTATGTCCACCTGGCCGTGAACATGTTCGTACTGCTGTCGTTCGGACAGTTCATCGAACGTTTTTTCGGTGCATACCAGCAGATCGGGCTGGTTTCCAACGGCGACCTATGGTACCTGCTGCTCTATTTCGGCGGCATGGTCGCCGCTTCGGTTTACGACCTGATCCGCTACCGCAACAACCCGCGCTACGCATCCATCGGCGCATCGGGAGCCGTTTCGGCCGTCGTTTTCGCATCGATCTTCTTCAACCCGTGGAGCAAAATCTACCTGTTGGGCGTCATTCCAATTCCCGGCATCATTTTCGGACTACTCTACATCGGCTACTCGTCCTACATGGGACGGCACCAGGGCGACCGGATCAACCACTTCGCACACCTGTTCGGTGCGCTGTTCGGCTTCCTCTTCCCGCTGCTGATGAACCCGTCGTTTTTCTCGGTTTTCTGGGACAACCTGACCAAATAA
- the ribH gene encoding 6,7-dimethyl-8-ribityllumazine synthase, with protein sequence MATIHKNLSVIEGALPSASGMKFGIVVSEWNTQVTAALLDGAMRTLVAAGCAESDITVKRVPGTVELTLGAQFFAEYTDVDAVIALGCVVQGETRHFDYVCQSVTQGVTDVMLTWNMPVAFGVLTTDDMQQALDRAGGKYGNKGDEAAVAAIRMAALQLEMEQEDPDPGREREGERDRSRRNQNNVN encoded by the coding sequence ATGGCAACCATTCATAAAAACCTTTCGGTGATCGAAGGCGCGCTGCCTTCTGCATCCGGCATGAAATTCGGTATCGTGGTATCGGAGTGGAACACGCAGGTCACTGCGGCCCTGCTCGACGGCGCGATGCGGACGCTCGTTGCGGCCGGGTGCGCCGAATCCGATATTACGGTCAAACGCGTACCGGGTACGGTCGAGCTGACCCTCGGCGCACAGTTCTTTGCCGAATATACCGATGTCGATGCGGTGATCGCACTGGGTTGCGTTGTCCAGGGGGAGACGCGCCATTTCGATTACGTGTGCCAAAGCGTAACGCAGGGGGTGACGGACGTGATGCTGACGTGGAATATGCCGGTGGCGTTCGGCGTACTGACGACCGACGATATGCAGCAGGCGCTCGACCGGGCCGGCGGAAAATACGGGAATAAGGGCGACGAAGCGGCAGTAGCTGCGATCCGGATGGCGGCCCTGCAGCTCGAAATGGAACAGGAAGATCCTGACCCGGGCCGGGAACGCGAGGGGGAGCGTGATCGTAGCCGTCGCAATCAGAACAATGTGAACTGA
- a CDS encoding tetratricopeptide repeat protein gives MADKKAQESLDPEVKIQSAIGNTENFIMRNGRKLLIALIVVFVIVGGFYGYKYFVAGPRAEKAASMMFMAEQHFVADSFNLALNGDGNFDGFLKVIDKYGSTPQGNLAQHYAGICYLQLGQYEEALAHLKKYSAPKGVPGALLEAQNYGLQGDACVQLQNYKEAASMYQKAIGASDNGLTAPYYLKKIGLVYEKLGDNAKALEAYKTISGSYAGSMEARDIQKYIGRLEQL, from the coding sequence ATGGCAGACAAGAAGGCACAGGAAAGCCTCGATCCCGAAGTTAAGATCCAGTCGGCGATCGGCAACACCGAGAACTTTATCATGCGCAACGGACGCAAACTGCTCATCGCGCTGATCGTGGTCTTTGTGATTGTCGGAGGCTTCTACGGCTATAAATATTTCGTTGCCGGCCCGCGCGCCGAAAAGGCAGCCTCGATGATGTTCATGGCTGAGCAGCACTTCGTTGCGGACTCGTTCAACCTCGCGCTGAACGGCGACGGCAATTTCGACGGCTTTTTGAAGGTGATCGACAAATACGGTTCGACGCCCCAGGGGAACCTCGCCCAGCATTATGCCGGTATCTGCTACCTGCAGTTGGGCCAGTACGAGGAGGCTTTGGCGCACCTGAAGAAATACAGCGCCCCGAAAGGAGTCCCCGGTGCGTTGCTCGAAGCGCAGAACTACGGCCTGCAGGGCGATGCATGCGTACAGCTGCAAAATTACAAAGAGGCCGCTTCGATGTACCAGAAGGCCATCGGTGCGAGCGACAACGGGCTGACCGCGCCTTATTACCTGAAGAAGATCGGTCTGGTGTACGAGAAGCTGGGCGACAATGCTAAGGCGCTCGAGGCCTACAAGACGATCAGCGGGTCGTATGCCGGCAGTATGGAGGCACGCGACATCCAGAAATATATCGGCCGTCTCGAACAGCTTTAA
- a CDS encoding FKBP-type peptidyl-prolyl cis-trans isomerase: MKKIAILGAVAAVVFSSCGTGAGSLKTEQDSLAYAVGLDFGNYVKGVDSTLDVNVIAAGIKAVLANDTTTMTREAAYNFMRDYFMVRKPKKEKEASEKFLQDAEKNNANAKKTASGLIYEIVTPGDEAAKPKAIDTVRVVYEGKLKTGKVFDSSKERNDTVKFAVNQVIPGWTEGIQLVGKGGEINMWIPSELAYGERGAGQAIGPNEALQFNVKVIDVIPGDSTKAKK; encoded by the coding sequence ATGAAAAAAATTGCTATTCTGGGTGCGGTTGCAGCTGTTGTGTTCAGCTCCTGCGGCACCGGTGCCGGAAGCCTCAAGACCGAACAGGATTCGCTGGCTTATGCCGTAGGCCTCGACTTCGGTAATTATGTCAAAGGGGTGGACAGCACGCTGGACGTGAACGTCATTGCAGCCGGCATTAAGGCCGTTCTTGCCAACGATACCACGACGATGACCCGCGAGGCGGCTTACAACTTCATGCGCGACTACTTCATGGTGCGTAAGCCCAAAAAGGAAAAAGAGGCCAGCGAGAAGTTCCTGCAGGACGCAGAGAAGAACAACGCCAACGCCAAGAAAACGGCATCGGGCCTGATCTATGAGATCGTGACCCCGGGCGACGAAGCCGCCAAACCCAAAGCGATCGACACGGTTCGCGTCGTTTACGAGGGCAAGCTTAAGACCGGCAAGGTATTCGATTCTTCTAAGGAGCGTAATGATACCGTTAAATTCGCAGTCAATCAGGTGATCCCGGGTTGGACCGAAGGTATCCAGCTCGTAGGCAAGGGCGGTGAGATCAACATGTGGATTCCGTCGGAACTCGCTTACGGTGAACGCGGTGCCGGTCAGGCCATCGGCCCGAACGAGGCGCTCCAGTTCAACGTCAAGGTGATCGACGTGATCCCCGGCGATTCGACCAAAGCTAAGAAATAA
- the murB gene encoding UDP-N-acetylmuramate dehydrogenase, whose product MENSKTNISLRALNSFGVEASAARYAEFSDAEQLRAFFVRQRETGEPWYVLSGGNNVLFTRDYPGTILHPVARGVTRLSAGADKVLVRAEAGVEWDDFVAWAVGCGYGGVENLSLIPGYVGAAPVQNIGAYGAEVKDVIREVELYRPDLDRVEVLAGEACAFGYRDSVFKRELRGRAIILSVTFALDLNPVFRLGYGDLNAKVAEAGGPTLQRVRDAVVGIRRSKLPDPQELGNAGSFFKNPVVPREFALRLRERCPDMPFYDVDAERVKLAAGWLIDRAGWKGKREGCVGMHQRQALVLVNYGGASGSEVLALARRVQQEVRERFGVDIEMEVNVL is encoded by the coding sequence ATGGAAAACAGCAAAACCAACATATCCCTCAGGGCATTGAACAGTTTCGGGGTCGAGGCCTCGGCGGCACGGTATGCCGAATTTTCGGACGCGGAGCAGCTCCGGGCGTTTTTTGTGCGCCAACGGGAGACCGGTGAACCGTGGTATGTGCTCAGCGGCGGCAACAATGTGCTTTTTACCCGGGACTATCCCGGTACGATCCTGCACCCTGTAGCGCGGGGTGTCACACGGCTTTCCGCAGGGGCGGACAAGGTGCTGGTACGTGCCGAAGCCGGTGTGGAGTGGGATGATTTCGTGGCATGGGCCGTCGGGTGCGGTTACGGCGGAGTGGAGAACCTCTCGCTGATTCCGGGTTATGTGGGCGCCGCGCCGGTGCAGAATATCGGGGCGTACGGCGCCGAGGTGAAGGATGTGATCCGCGAGGTGGAGCTCTACCGTCCGGATCTCGACCGGGTGGAGGTGCTTGCCGGTGAAGCGTGCGCTTTCGGTTACCGGGACAGCGTGTTCAAGCGTGAATTGCGCGGCCGTGCGATCATCCTTTCGGTGACTTTCGCACTGGACCTGAATCCCGTGTTCCGGCTCGGTTACGGCGACCTGAATGCGAAGGTCGCGGAGGCTGGCGGCCCGACGTTGCAGCGCGTGCGCGATGCGGTGGTCGGGATTCGCCGCAGTAAACTTCCCGATCCGCAGGAACTGGGCAACGCCGGCAGCTTTTTCAAAAATCCCGTGGTGCCGCGCGAGTTTGCGCTGCGTCTGCGCGAACGCTGTCCCGACATGCCTTTTTACGACGTGGATGCGGAGCGTGTGAAGCTCGCAGCGGGTTGGCTGATCGACCGTGCGGGCTGGAAAGGAAAACGCGAGGGATGTGTCGGGATGCACCAGCGGCAGGCACTGGTCCTGGTCAATTACGGCGGGGCGTCCGGCAGCGAGGTGCTCGCTCTGGCTCGCCGTGTGCAGCAGGAGGTCCGGGAACGTTTCGGCGTGGATATCGAAATGGAAGTCAATGTATTATAA
- a CDS encoding DUF721 domain-containing protein, producing the protein MRRKEPIRIGEALDELFKSTPTIARKIAEAKIPDRWPLLVGSVIASYTTRMEVKNGRLFVYISSSVARNEVFMRRAVLKEEINRLSGLEVISTIIVK; encoded by the coding sequence ATGAGACGCAAAGAACCCATACGTATAGGAGAGGCGTTGGACGAACTGTTCAAATCCACGCCGACAATCGCCCGGAAGATCGCCGAGGCGAAGATACCCGACCGCTGGCCGCTGTTGGTAGGATCCGTGATCGCCTCTTACACGACGCGTATGGAAGTCAAAAACGGCCGGCTTTTCGTCTACATCAGCTCCTCTGTGGCACGCAACGAAGTCTTCATGCGCCGCGCCGTCCTCAAGGAAGAGATCAACCGACTTTCCGGACTCGAGGTCATCTCGACGATTATCGTCAAATAA
- a CDS encoding aminotransferase class IV, which yields MAARICYNGELTTPDTAGIRPEALTSMPALYQIIHTTAHRALHPEMHLEIVRQAFAAVYPDRPCPAPDTETLQACIGELLSENRCPRLGNSLRLLLCPQGLDGEPSPCWMLDTAAPLYYSGYTLWHKRLTLSIFPCEYLYMGYPTTVSQQIAGYGLSVAERAGCEAAVVENFDGVLTNVGDEPLFVVFGREVLTSPLACGATDSVMRRLIFGACRKEDVPMREEPLTRAMLGHCDEAFTASVQGLVSIDGYAGKRYFNLMAGRLIGSIR from the coding sequence ATGGCTGCCCGCATCTGCTACAACGGAGAGCTGACGACACCCGACACAGCGGGTATCCGTCCCGAAGCGCTCACATCGATGCCCGCGCTGTACCAGATCATCCATACGACCGCTCACCGCGCACTCCATCCGGAAATGCACCTCGAAATCGTGCGCCAGGCTTTCGCCGCCGTCTACCCCGACCGGCCGTGCCCCGCACCGGATACCGAAACGCTACAGGCATGCATCGGGGAACTTCTCTCCGAAAACCGCTGTCCCAGACTGGGCAACAGCCTCAGGCTGCTCCTCTGCCCGCAGGGACTCGACGGCGAACCTTCGCCATGCTGGATGCTGGACACCGCCGCCCCGCTTTACTACTCCGGTTACACCCTCTGGCACAAAAGGTTGACTCTCTCGATCTTCCCGTGCGAATACCTGTACATGGGATATCCGACGACCGTTTCTCAACAAATCGCAGGCTACGGTCTTTCGGTCGCCGAGCGGGCGGGATGCGAAGCGGCCGTCGTCGAAAACTTCGACGGCGTACTGACCAATGTCGGGGATGAACCGCTGTTCGTTGTTTTCGGCCGCGAGGTACTGACCTCTCCGCTGGCCTGCGGCGCGACGGACAGCGTGATGCGGCGACTGATCTTCGGGGCCTGCCGCAAAGAGGATGTCCCCATGCGCGAAGAGCCCCTCACCCGCGCAATGCTCGGGCACTGCGACGAAGCGTTCACCGCCTCGGTGCAGGGCCTCGTCAGCATCGACGGCTATGCCGGCAAACGGTATTTCAACCTGATGGCCGGCCGGCTGATCGGTTCTATCCGATAA